A single Bacillus sp. HMF5848 DNA region contains:
- the rfbD gene encoding dTDP-4-dehydrorhamnose reductase has protein sequence MKVLVTGANGQLGQDVVKALQTNNMQALAYDRDTLDITDQEAVEKGFEEVQPDAVIHCAAYTQVDQAETDTDGAYDVNVNGTRNIVVAAEQVNAKVIYISTDYVFNGQGTKPYSEFDQCAPLGVYGYTKYAGEELTKSLSSKFFIVRTAWVYGLYGNNFVKTMLRLASERDELGVVADQTGSPTNTKDLAEFLVELIQTNKYGIYHGTNTGQCSWYDFAQAIFEEANVKVKVNPLTTADFPRPAPRPAYSVLGNQALRTNGFKPLPPWRESLRHFLKEWKQYESNRSNTNSHL, from the coding sequence ATGAAAGTATTAGTGACTGGTGCAAACGGACAGTTAGGGCAAGATGTTGTTAAAGCTCTTCAGACAAATAATATGCAGGCATTAGCGTATGATAGAGATACGCTTGATATTACTGACCAAGAAGCTGTGGAAAAAGGATTCGAGGAGGTACAGCCTGATGCTGTTATTCATTGTGCAGCCTATACACAAGTAGATCAAGCCGAAACAGATACTGACGGTGCGTACGATGTGAATGTTAACGGAACTCGTAATATTGTCGTTGCGGCGGAACAAGTCAATGCAAAAGTGATTTACATTAGCACCGACTATGTTTTTAATGGACAAGGAACAAAGCCATACTCAGAATTTGACCAATGTGCACCGCTTGGCGTCTACGGCTATACAAAGTATGCTGGTGAAGAATTAACAAAGAGCTTATCTTCAAAGTTCTTTATTGTCCGGACAGCATGGGTATATGGGTTATATGGCAATAACTTTGTTAAAACAATGCTACGTCTTGCGTCGGAACGTGATGAGTTAGGAGTAGTGGCGGACCAGACAGGTTCACCTACTAATACAAAAGATTTAGCTGAATTTTTAGTAGAGTTAATTCAAACCAATAAATATGGGATTTACCATGGTACGAACACAGGTCAATGCTCATGGTATGACTTTGCTCAAGCTATCTTTGAAGAAGCTAACGTAAAAGTGAAAGTGAATCCACTGACGACAGCTGATTTTCCGAGACCTGCGCCTCGTCCGGCTTATTCTGTATTAGGGAATCAGGCGTTGCGTACAAATGGGTTCAAACCGTTACCACCATGGAGAGAGTCGTTACGTCATTTTTTAAAGGAATGGAAGCAATATGAATCCAACCGTAGCAATACAAATAGTCACCTATAA
- the rfbB gene encoding dTDP-glucose 4,6-dehydratase, whose amino-acid sequence MKLLVTGGAGFIGSNFVRYMVNQYPTYHIYNLDVLTYAGNLENLADIEGASNYTFLKGDITDRNYIKQIFTEYQFDAVLNFAAESHVDRSITDPGIFVTTNVQGTQVLLDAAKQFNVAKYVQVSTDEVYGTLGETGYFTEETPLAPNSPYSASKAGADMLVRAYHETFGLPVNITRCSNNYGPYHFPEKLIPLMIINALHDKQLPVYGDGLNVRDWLHVEDHCRAIDLVLHKGVNGEVYNVGGNNERTNLEVVKAILNKLGKPESLIKYVEDRLGHDRRYAIDATKIREQLGWEPKYTFEQGVGETVHWYIENEQWWSNIIAGTYQEYYKTHYSKKLGV is encoded by the coding sequence ATGAAACTTCTCGTCACTGGCGGAGCGGGCTTTATAGGCAGTAATTTTGTTAGGTATATGGTGAATCAATATCCCACTTATCATATATACAATCTTGATGTTTTAACGTATGCAGGGAATTTGGAGAATCTCGCCGATATTGAAGGAGCGTCAAATTATACCTTTTTGAAGGGTGATATTACTGACCGAAACTATATTAAGCAGATTTTTACGGAGTATCAGTTTGATGCGGTACTTAATTTTGCTGCGGAATCACATGTTGATAGAAGTATTACGGACCCTGGTATTTTTGTTACGACAAATGTACAGGGGACGCAGGTGTTACTAGATGCTGCTAAGCAATTTAATGTGGCTAAATATGTACAAGTATCAACGGATGAAGTATATGGAACGTTAGGGGAGACAGGATATTTTACGGAAGAGACTCCTTTAGCGCCTAATAGTCCATATAGTGCAAGTAAGGCTGGTGCTGATATGCTTGTTAGAGCATATCATGAAACGTTCGGACTACCAGTCAATATTACTAGATGTTCGAATAACTATGGTCCTTATCATTTTCCTGAAAAGCTTATTCCACTCATGATTATTAATGCTCTTCATGATAAGCAGCTTCCTGTGTATGGTGATGGATTGAATGTTCGTGATTGGTTGCATGTAGAAGACCATTGCCGAGCTATAGATCTTGTTCTTCATAAAGGTGTGAATGGTGAAGTGTATAATGTGGGTGGCAACAATGAGCGCACAAATTTAGAGGTTGTCAAAGCGATATTGAACAAATTAGGAAAGCCAGAATCTCTTATTAAATATGTAGAGGATCGTCTAGGGCATGACCGTAGATACGCCATTGATGCTACTAAAATTCGTGAGCAGCTTGGTTGGGAACCAAAATATACGTTTGAACAGGGCGTTGGTGAAACTGTTCACTGGTATATAGAGAATGAACAATGGTGGAGCAATATCATCGCTGGTACGTACCAAGAGTATTATAAAACTCATTATTCTAAAAAATTAGGTGTGTAA
- the rfbC gene encoding dTDP-4-dehydrorhamnose 3,5-epimerase, whose protein sequence is MKVMETKLPGVVIIEPKVFGDHRGFFMETYNQQVFEENNIKYNFIQDNHSLSVPAGTIRGLHYQLEPKAQTKLVRCIRGAIYDVAVDIRKGSPTFGQWVGVILSEANKRQLLVPKGFAHGFCTLVDNTEVTYKVDELYSPEHDRGILWNDPLLNIDWPTSHAILSEKDTKHPVLQEAENNFTF, encoded by the coding sequence ATGAAGGTTATGGAAACCAAACTTCCAGGTGTAGTGATTATTGAGCCTAAAGTGTTCGGTGATCACCGTGGTTTTTTTATGGAAACGTATAATCAACAGGTGTTTGAAGAAAACAATATAAAGTATAACTTTATTCAGGACAATCACTCTCTTTCTGTACCAGCTGGTACGATCAGAGGTTTACACTATCAATTAGAGCCAAAGGCACAAACTAAATTAGTACGTTGTATTCGAGGAGCAATTTATGATGTGGCAGTTGATATTCGTAAAGGTTCTCCTACATTCGGGCAATGGGTTGGTGTAATCTTGAGTGAGGCTAACAAACGTCAGCTGTTAGTACCTAAAGGGTTTGCACATGGATTTTGTACGTTAGTTGACAATACGGAGGTAACTTATAAGGTAGATGAATTATATTCACCTGAACATGATAGAGGAATACTTTGGAATGACCCGTTATTAAATATTGATTGGCCAACTTCCCATGCGATTCTATCGGAAAAAGATACAAAACATCCCGTATTACAGGAAGCGGAGAATAACTTTACTTTTTAG